The genome window GACCTGGTCGTGCTGCTGATGCTTTCAAACACAGTGCAGAACGCCATCATCGGTGACGACAACTCTGTATCAGGAGGCGCAATTGGTGCCGCAACCCTTCTGGTCTGCAATTATTTAGTGGTACAGATTGCCTACCGTTATCCGGTGGTGAGCCGATAGGTAGAAGGTACTCTCACGACCTTAGTCAGCAATGGTCAGGTCATCCTAGAGCACTTGACAGCCGAGGTGATTACACAAGCCGAACTCAGAGCAAGCCTACGACGTCAGGGTTTCGAAGATTTGTCGGAGATTAAAGTTGCTATTTTGGAGACCAGCGGCAGTCTTACGGTAGAGCCTCAGCGTCCCAGCCAAGATGAACTACGGACTCAAGCCATTGTTGAGCAGCTGGCCCGTATTGAAACTGGTCTGAGTGCAATATCTCAGCAGCTCCGAGGAGGACAATAACCCTTGGCTAGCTTGAGCAAGCGTGAGATAGAATTGTTAAAGCTTCGTTACCAGGCTTGACACTGGTAGCCCTATTTTTTCCTATCCCTGGCTTCTATGACCCTCCCGATTCGCAACGTCGCGATCATTGCTCACGTTGACCACGGCAAGACCACCCTGGTCGATGCCCTACTCAGGCAGTCTGGCACGTTTCGGGAAGGCGAAGAAGTCCCAGACTGTGTCATGGACTCCAACGATATCGAGCGGGAACGCGGCATCACAATCTTGTCTAAGAACACTGCCGTTCGCTACAAAGAGACCCTGATCAATATCGTCGACACGCCAGGACACGCTGACTTCGGTGGTGAAGTCGAACGAGTTCTGGGGATGGTTGAAGGTTGTCTCCTGATCGTTGATGCCAACGAAGGTCCTATGCCCCAAACTCGCTTCGTGCTTAAGAAGGCACTGGAGAAGGGGCTGCGACCCATTGTTCTCGTCAACAAGATTGATCGTCCTCAAGCTGACCCCCACCGTGCGATTGACAAGGTGCTGGATCTGTTCCTGGAATTGGGTGCAGATGACGATCAGTGCGAGTTCCCCTACCTATTTGCCTCTGGCCTCCAGGGTTACGCCAAGGAAACCCTCGAAGAAGAAGGCGCAGACATGAAGCCGCTCTTCGATGCTTTCCTGCGGCATGTACCACCGCCAGTTGGCGATCCAGAGAAGCCTCTGCAACTGCAAGTCACTACCCTGGACTACTCCGAATACTTAGGTCGGATTGTGATCGGTAAAATTCACAATGGACGGATTAAGGCAGGTCAGCAAGCAGCCCTAGTCAAAGATGATGGCAACATCATCAAGGCCAAAGTTGCTAAGCTTCAGGGTTTTGATGGCCTCAAGCGGATCGATTTGGAAGAGGCCACTGCAGGCAACATTGTGGCAGTCGCCGGTTTTGCAGATGCCAACATCGGCGAAACCATTACTTCCCCCGACAATCCCCAGGCTCTGCCCCTGATCCACGTTGATGAGCCGACCCTGCAGATGACCTTCTCGGTCAATGACTCCCCCTTCGCCGGCCAAGAGGGCACCTACGTCACCTCACGTCAGTTGCGTGACCGCCTATTCCGCGAACTGGAGACTAACGTTGCTTTGCGTGTGGATGAAACCGATTCGCCCGACCGCTTCGCAGTGGCTGGACGGGGTGAACTGCACTTGGGCATCCTGATCGAAACCATGCGACGTGAAGGCTACGAGTTCCAGGTATCACAGCCGCAGGTAATCTACCGGGAAGTGAATGGACAGCCTTGTGAGCCTTACGAGTGCCTGGTGATGGACGTGCCAACTGATACGGCGGGAGCTTGTATCGAGAAGCTGGGCCAGCGCAAATCTGAGATGCAAGACATGATGCCAGGTGGCAACAACCGCACTCAGTTGGAGTTCGTAATTCCAGCTCGGGGTCTAGTGGGTTTCCGAGGGGAGTTCATGCGCCTAACCCGTGGGGAAGGCATCATGAACCACAGCTTCCTGGACTACCGGCCCCTGGCAGGTGAAGTCGAGACTCGCCGGAATGGTGTGTTGATCTCCTTCGAAGAGGGCACTTCTACCTTCTACGCCATGAAGAACGCTGAGGACCGGGGGGCCTTCTTCATTAGCCCTGGGACTCGCGTCTACAAGGGCATGATTTTAGGCGAGCACAACCGGCCCCAGGATCTGGAACTCAACGTCTGCAAGACCAAGCAATTGACCAACCACCGTGCTTCTGGTGGCGAAGAACTAGTGCAATTGCAGACTCCGATCGATATGAACCTGGAGCGAGCCCTAGAGTACATCAGCGCTGACGAACTGGTAGAAGTGACGCCGAAGTCAGTCCGTCTCCGCAAGCTGTCGAAGAAGTTGGTGAAGCGCTAGTACGTGTCGGTGCGCTAGATCCAACCCACTTTT of Leptolyngbya sp. FACHB-261 contains these proteins:
- a CDS encoding DUF421 domain-containing protein, whose translation is MELLTDLLIPGVSLLEKIGRTILVYFFLLVALRLAGKRELGQITGFDLVVLLMLSNTVQNAIIGDDNSVSGGAIGAATLLVCNYLVVQIAYRYPVVSR
- the typA gene encoding translational GTPase TypA — translated: MTLPIRNVAIIAHVDHGKTTLVDALLRQSGTFREGEEVPDCVMDSNDIERERGITILSKNTAVRYKETLINIVDTPGHADFGGEVERVLGMVEGCLLIVDANEGPMPQTRFVLKKALEKGLRPIVLVNKIDRPQADPHRAIDKVLDLFLELGADDDQCEFPYLFASGLQGYAKETLEEEGADMKPLFDAFLRHVPPPVGDPEKPLQLQVTTLDYSEYLGRIVIGKIHNGRIKAGQQAALVKDDGNIIKAKVAKLQGFDGLKRIDLEEATAGNIVAVAGFADANIGETITSPDNPQALPLIHVDEPTLQMTFSVNDSPFAGQEGTYVTSRQLRDRLFRELETNVALRVDETDSPDRFAVAGRGELHLGILIETMRREGYEFQVSQPQVIYREVNGQPCEPYECLVMDVPTDTAGACIEKLGQRKSEMQDMMPGGNNRTQLEFVIPARGLVGFRGEFMRLTRGEGIMNHSFLDYRPLAGEVETRRNGVLISFEEGTSTFYAMKNAEDRGAFFISPGTRVYKGMILGEHNRPQDLELNVCKTKQLTNHRASGGEELVQLQTPIDMNLERALEYISADELVEVTPKSVRLRKLSKKLVKR